In Phaeobacter gallaeciensis DSM 26640, a genomic segment contains:
- a CDS encoding cobyric acid synthase: MTARAIMIQGTGSNVGKSMIVAGLARAFVRRGLSVAPFKPQNMSNNAAVTPEGGEIGRAQALQARAAMRPPHTDMNPVLLKPETETGAQVIVQGKRRGTQAAGSFMRDKTGLLEAALESFHRLATDVDLVLIEGAGSPAETNLRKNDIANMGFACAAEVPVVLVGDIHRGGVIAQIVGTHTVLEPQDLARIKGFAVNRFRGDRSLFDAGRDDIAARTGWPSMGVIPWFWDAWKLPAEDMMDIASRPGGTCKIVVPQLERMANFDDLDPLAAEPNVTVEIVPAGRALPGDADLVLIPGSKSTIGDLTYLRAQGWDIDILAHYRRGGHVMGLCGGYQMLGQTIDDPDGVDGRPGKVTGLGLLDVHTVMAGEKRVTLTEAVTRNGNLPVSGYEIHMGRTDGPDCSRAWLEIDGRPEGAASPDGRVRGSYLHGLFSSDAFRASVLSGLGHESVAGYDDGVEATLDALADHLEDCMDLDALLALAEPVRGA, translated from the coding sequence ATGACAGCACGGGCGATCATGATCCAAGGCACCGGCAGCAATGTCGGCAAGTCGATGATTGTCGCCGGGTTAGCGCGGGCCTTTGTGCGCCGGGGCCTGTCGGTGGCCCCATTCAAGCCGCAGAACATGTCCAACAATGCGGCTGTCACCCCTGAGGGGGGCGAGATTGGCCGTGCACAGGCCTTGCAGGCCCGCGCCGCCATGCGCCCCCCCCACACCGATATGAACCCGGTGCTTTTGAAACCGGAAACCGAGACCGGCGCGCAGGTGATTGTGCAGGGCAAACGGCGGGGCACGCAGGCGGCCGGATCCTTCATGCGCGACAAAACCGGTCTGCTGGAGGCGGCGCTGGAGAGTTTTCACCGGCTGGCAACCGATGTGGATCTGGTGCTGATCGAAGGCGCCGGCTCCCCGGCAGAAACCAACCTGCGCAAGAACGATATCGCCAATATGGGGTTTGCCTGCGCGGCAGAGGTGCCAGTGGTGCTGGTGGGTGACATTCACCGTGGCGGAGTGATCGCGCAGATTGTCGGCACCCATACGGTGCTGGAGCCGCAGGATCTGGCGCGGATCAAGGGTTTTGCGGTCAACCGGTTTCGCGGGGATCGCAGCCTGTTTGATGCCGGTCGCGATGATATCGCAGCGCGCACCGGCTGGCCGTCGATGGGGGTAATCCCGTGGTTCTGGGATGCCTGGAAACTTCCGGCTGAGGATATGATGGACATCGCCTCCCGCCCCGGCGGCACCTGCAAGATCGTGGTACCGCAGCTGGAGCGCATGGCCAATTTCGACGACCTCGACCCGCTGGCAGCGGAACCCAATGTTACGGTGGAAATCGTGCCTGCGGGCCGCGCCCTGCCCGGTGATGCGGATTTGGTGCTGATCCCTGGCAGCAAATCCACCATTGGCGATCTCACCTATCTGCGGGCACAGGGATGGGACATTGATATCCTGGCCCATTACCGGCGCGGTGGCCATGTCATGGGCCTCTGTGGTGGCTATCAGATGCTGGGACAGACCATCGACGACCCGGACGGCGTGGATGGGCGTCCAGGCAAGGTTACCGGGCTAGGCCTGTTGGATGTGCATACGGTCATGGCCGGTGAAAAACGGGTGACATTGACCGAGGCGGTGACCCGCAATGGCAACTTGCCTGTGAGCGGCTATGAGATCCACATGGGGCGCACTGATGGACCGGATTGCTCCCGCGCCTGGCTGGAAATTGATGGCCGTCCAGAGGGTGCCGCCTCCCCCGATGGGCGGGTGCGCGGTTCGTATTTGCACGGGCTGTTCAGTTCGGATGCGTTTCGGGCGTCCGTTCTCTCCGGCCTCGGCCATGAGAGTGTGGCGGGCTATGACGACGGGGTTGAGGCCACGCTGGACGCGCTGGCGGATCACCTTGAGGACTGTATGGATCTGGATGCGTTGTTGGCCCTGGCAGAGCCGGTGCGCGGCGCGTAA
- a CDS encoding DUF6280 family protein: MRDFVDGTAYNNEQGNRARKLFAAVVLAALDDAIADDKKYGNGPEQIARWARSRDGREVLSCAGIDPNERVVGGLMEFVGRGVRTSVALSREESERRNAAQAEAA; encoded by the coding sequence ATGCGAGATTTCGTTGACGGCACCGCATATAATAACGAGCAAGGCAACCGGGCACGCAAGCTGTTTGCGGCGGTTGTGCTGGCGGCACTTGATGACGCGATTGCCGATGACAAGAAATATGGTAACGGCCCTGAGCAGATTGCTCGGTGGGCACGGTCGCGCGATGGGCGCGAAGTGCTGAGCTGTGCAGGCATCGACCCCAACGAACGCGTGGTCGGCGGCCTGATGGAATTTGTCGGCCGTGGTGTCCGTACCTCTGTTGCGCTGTCGCGCGAAGAGAGCGAACGCCGCAATGCGGCACAGGCCGAAGCGGCCTGA
- the ygfZ gene encoding CAF17-like 4Fe-4S cluster assembly/insertion protein YgfZ, producing MSNRRILRLSGAETRDFLQGLITNDVAKVDQGLVYAALLTPQGKYLADFFVAADGEDLLLDVDESLAASLAKRLTMYRLRAKITIEETDLAVRRGTGPAPEGALEDPRHPDLGWRLYGAEAGDDDSNWDAIRVAHCIPETGIELGPDSYILEAGFERLNGVDFRKGCYVGQEVTARMKHKTTLRKGLATVAVTGEAPVGTEIRRADKPVGTLFTQAGNQAIAYLRFDRAGDDMCAQDARIDWHGKT from the coding sequence ATGAGCAACCGCCGCATCCTGCGCCTCTCCGGTGCCGAGACCCGTGACTTCCTGCAGGGGCTGATCACCAATGATGTCGCCAAGGTCGATCAGGGGCTGGTCTATGCCGCCCTGCTGACGCCACAGGGCAAATATCTGGCGGATTTCTTTGTCGCTGCGGATGGCGAGGATCTGCTGCTGGATGTGGACGAGAGTCTGGCCGCCAGTCTGGCCAAACGGCTGACCATGTACCGGCTGCGCGCCAAGATCACTATTGAGGAAACCGATCTGGCCGTGCGCCGGGGCACCGGGCCTGCGCCTGAGGGCGCGCTGGAGGATCCGCGCCACCCGGATCTGGGCTGGCGGCTTTATGGCGCGGAGGCGGGCGACGACGACAGCAACTGGGACGCAATCCGTGTGGCACATTGCATCCCCGAAACCGGCATTGAACTGGGGCCGGACAGCTACATCCTGGAGGCCGGGTTTGAACGGTTGAATGGCGTCGATTTCCGCAAAGGCTGCTATGTCGGCCAGGAGGTCACCGCCCGGATGAAGCACAAGACCACACTGCGCAAGGGGCTGGCCACGGTGGCCGTCACGGGAGAGGCCCCGGTCGGCACCGAGATCCGGCGCGCCGACAAACCTGTCGGCACGCTGTTCACGCAGGCCGGAAATCAGGCCATCGCCTATCTGCGATTCGACCGCGCCGGCGACGACATGTGTGCGCAGGACGCGCGGATCGACTGGCACGGTAAGACATGA
- a CDS encoding PhnA domain-containing protein — protein MSCALCAAETPLVSHEVTGAPDGHSPEVAICEICAEQVTGDLDPNHMRCLSSAMWSETPAVQVLAARLLARLADHDWARDLADQLWLEDEIRAWVEAAPATSAHRDSNGAPLAQGDSVVLIKDLPVKGAGFTAKRGTAVRNISLVADNPEHIEGRVDGQRIVMLTKFVKKK, from the coding sequence ATGTCCTGCGCCCTATGTGCCGCCGAAACCCCGCTTGTGTCTCATGAGGTGACCGGCGCCCCTGATGGCCACTCCCCGGAGGTTGCGATCTGCGAGATCTGCGCCGAACAGGTGACTGGTGATCTGGATCCCAATCACATGCGCTGCCTGTCCTCGGCGATGTGGTCCGAAACCCCGGCGGTTCAGGTGCTGGCAGCCCGGTTGCTGGCACGGCTGGCGGATCATGACTGGGCGCGCGACCTGGCCGACCAGCTCTGGCTGGAGGATGAGATCCGCGCCTGGGTTGAGGCCGCACCGGCAACCAGCGCGCATCGCGACAGCAATGGCGCGCCGCTGGCGCAGGGCGATTCCGTGGTGCTGATCAAGGATCTGCCGGTCAAGGGCGCAGGCTTCACTGCCAAGCGCGGTACGGCTGTCCGCAACATCTCCCTCGTCGCCGACAATCCCGAACATATCGAAGGTCGGGTTGATGGGCAGCGCATCGTTATGCTCACCAAATTTGTGAAAAAGAAATAG
- a CDS encoding protein-L-isoaspartate O-methyltransferase family protein codes for MTDFAERRRMMVDTQIRPSDVTKFPIIEAMLAVPREAFVADAQREAAYADGNLDLGPGRVLLEPRTLAKILDAMDVQPDELVLDVACGLGYSTAVIARVAQMVIGVEADESMASEAQDQLSAVGADNAIVHTGALDAGAAEHGPYDVIIIEGGVETVPEALLDQLKDGGRVAAIFMSGALGEVKVGYKSVGQISWRLAFNAGAPVLPGFEAAKEFAL; via the coding sequence ATGACTGACTTTGCCGAACGTCGCCGCATGATGGTCGACACGCAGATCCGCCCGTCGGATGTCACCAAATTCCCGATCATCGAAGCCATGCTGGCAGTGCCGCGCGAGGCCTTTGTTGCCGATGCGCAGCGTGAAGCAGCTTATGCCGACGGCAATCTGGATCTCGGCCCCGGCCGTGTGCTGCTTGAGCCGCGCACTCTGGCCAAAATTCTTGATGCGATGGATGTGCAGCCGGATGAGTTGGTGCTCGATGTGGCTTGTGGTCTGGGCTATTCCACCGCAGTGATCGCCCGCGTCGCCCAGATGGTGATCGGCGTGGAGGCGGATGAGTCCATGGCCTCTGAGGCGCAGGATCAGCTGTCGGCAGTTGGCGCCGACAATGCCATTGTTCACACGGGCGCGCTGGATGCCGGTGCAGCGGAACATGGCCCCTATGATGTGATCATCATTGAGGGTGGCGTAGAAACCGTGCCGGAGGCGCTGCTCGACCAGCTTAAGGATGGTGGTCGCGTGGCCGCGATCTTCATGTCTGGCGCATTGGGGGAGGTCAAAGTCGGCTATAAGAGCGTTGGCCAGATCTCCTGGCGACTGGCGTTCAATGCTGGTGCGCCGGTACTGCCCGGTTTTGAGGCGGCAAAAGAATTCGCTCTCTGA
- a CDS encoding TolC family outer membrane protein, whose amino-acid sequence MRNKLTANLFKAFVFAGSAALLLGAPKQAAADNLSDAMIGAYNTSGLLEQNRALLRAQDENVAVAVARLRPVVDWVAQAERRYVRTGFGNFAVSNHDSSISTGLDLSWLLFDNGVSRLNQMAAQETVLATRQALIDIEQQVLFAAVQAYVNVLLQQDTVSLRRNNLRLLREELRAANDRFEVGEVTRTDVALAESRVAGAQASLIESQGDLLNAKATYVQAVGREPGTIAGQPPLPQRVASLQSAEAIAMRNHPSLLTQQHSVKAADLSAQSASRGLGPTVNFRASVAHGENPSGSGTSDTSSASVVLSQRLYAGGAVASARRASIARLQAERGALITTQRSVVQDVSEAFVVLEAARASLVSSNEQVRAARVAFDGIREEATLGARTTLDVLEAEQELLNAQTARVQSRANQALAAYALLQAQGLLTAEHLGLAVEIYDPTLYYNLVKDAPAHVSQRSKDLDRVMRALGKN is encoded by the coding sequence ATGCGCAATAAACTGACGGCAAACCTGTTCAAGGCCTTCGTCTTCGCCGGAAGCGCAGCACTGCTGCTGGGCGCGCCGAAACAGGCCGCCGCCGATAATCTCTCCGATGCGATGATCGGCGCTTATAACACCAGCGGCCTTCTGGAACAGAACCGCGCTCTGCTGCGCGCGCAGGACGAAAATGTTGCGGTGGCCGTTGCCCGTTTGCGTCCGGTTGTGGACTGGGTGGCGCAGGCCGAACGTCGTTACGTTCGCACTGGGTTTGGCAACTTCGCCGTCTCCAATCACGATTCGTCGATTTCAACAGGACTGGATCTCTCCTGGTTGCTGTTCGACAACGGCGTATCCCGCCTGAACCAGATGGCGGCACAGGAAACCGTTCTGGCCACGCGGCAGGCATTGATTGATATTGAACAGCAGGTGTTGTTTGCGGCGGTACAGGCCTATGTCAATGTGCTGCTGCAGCAGGATACGGTGTCTTTGCGCCGCAACAACCTGCGCCTCCTGCGCGAGGAACTGCGGGCGGCCAATGACCGGTTCGAAGTCGGTGAGGTCACCCGGACCGATGTCGCCCTCGCAGAGAGCCGGGTCGCGGGCGCGCAGGCCAGCCTGATCGAAAGCCAGGGCGACCTGCTCAATGCAAAAGCAACCTATGTGCAGGCCGTCGGCCGTGAGCCGGGAACAATTGCGGGCCAGCCGCCACTGCCTCAGCGGGTCGCCTCTTTGCAGTCTGCGGAAGCCATTGCGATGCGCAATCATCCTAGCCTGCTGACACAGCAACATTCGGTCAAAGCCGCCGATTTGAGCGCTCAGAGCGCCAGCCGTGGCCTCGGCCCGACGGTGAACTTCCGCGCCAGCGTGGCTCACGGCGAAAATCCCAGCGGTTCGGGCACAAGTGACACGTCAAGCGCAAGCGTTGTGCTCAGCCAGCGTCTCTATGCAGGCGGGGCGGTGGCCTCCGCTCGGCGCGCCAGCATCGCCCGTCTTCAGGCGGAACGCGGTGCGTTGATCACCACTCAGCGGAGTGTCGTTCAAGATGTCTCCGAGGCGTTTGTGGTGCTGGAAGCTGCGCGTGCCAGCCTTGTCTCCTCCAACGAACAGGTCCGCGCCGCGCGCGTTGCCTTTGACGGTATCCGCGAGGAGGCCACCCTGGGTGCCCGCACCACGCTGGATGTACTGGAGGCAGAGCAGGAGCTGTTGAACGCCCAGACCGCGCGTGTTCAGTCGCGCGCAAATCAGGCTCTCGCGGCCTATGCGCTGTTGCAGGCGCAGGGGCTGCTGACGGCGGAACACCTTGGTCTGGCTGTCGAAATCTACGATCCGACGCTTTACTATAATCTGGTGAAGGATGCCCCGGCCCATGTCAGCCAGCGCAGCAAGGATCTGGACCGGGTGATGCGCGCCTTGGGCAAGAACTGA
- the efp gene encoding elongation factor P, translating to MPKINGNEIRPGNVLEHNGGLWAAVKVDHVKPGKGGAFAQVEMRNLRNGSKLNERFRSADKVEKVRLEQKDQQFLYESDGMLVFMDTETYEQIELPAELLGDRRPFLQDGMTIVVEFHDDEALNATVPQKVTCKIVETEPVVKGQTAANSFKPAILDNGVKVMVPPFVGQDELIIVNTETMEYSERA from the coding sequence ATGCCCAAAATCAACGGTAACGAGATCCGCCCCGGCAATGTTCTCGAGCACAATGGCGGTCTGTGGGCCGCTGTCAAAGTCGATCACGTGAAGCCCGGCAAAGGCGGCGCCTTTGCTCAGGTCGAGATGCGCAACCTGCGCAACGGCTCCAAACTGAACGAGCGTTTTCGCTCTGCTGACAAGGTAGAGAAGGTGCGTCTGGAGCAGAAAGATCAGCAGTTCCTCTATGAGAGTGACGGCATGTTGGTGTTCATGGACACTGAAACCTACGAGCAGATTGAACTGCCGGCAGAACTTCTGGGTGACCGCCGTCCGTTCTTGCAGGATGGCATGACCATCGTTGTTGAATTCCACGATGACGAGGCGCTGAACGCCACCGTGCCGCAGAAAGTCACCTGCAAGATCGTCGAGACCGAGCCGGTCGTCAAAGGGCAGACTGCAGCCAACTCTTTCAAGCCGGCCATCCTTGATAATGGGGTGAAGGTCATGGTGCCTCCCTTCGTCGGGCAGGATGAGCTGATCATCGTCAACACCGAGACCATGGAATATTCTGAGCGCGCATAA